A single Lolium perenne isolate Kyuss_39 chromosome 6, Kyuss_2.0, whole genome shotgun sequence DNA region contains:
- the LOC127308877 gene encoding putative wall-associated receptor kinase-like 16 — translation MARALPWQIFAATLLLASIKSSGASGMGKPGCRETCGNLTIPYPFGIGQGCFYSQGFDVSCENNRVFMGNSSSQMEIYNISLVRGQARVSTLIASKCFYSNSNNTDGWVSSGTADFFTISTKANKLTAVGCNTLAFLGGFNEHNVGAGCFSMCADKQSVDQSGQCSGMGCCQTSIAPNLSSSNITFDARFDNSGVRGFNPCSYAFVAEQDWFRFEASYLEGNRFTEKFSDGVPTVLDWVAGHERCDEAVKNISSYACISKNGRCVMSPNATGYLCACNDGFAGNPYLEEGCQDIDECSLPDQYPCYGTCSNTNGDYSCSCKSGTQSIDPKRETCKPIAVSERARLTKMFIGISACAMLLLICTSALLIECHKRKLKKEKETFFKQNGGLLLYEKIRSKQVDTVRIFTQEELENATNNFDSSRELGRGGHGTVYKGILKDSRVVAIKRSKVMNMVQKDEFVQEMIILSQINHRNVVKLLGCCLEVEVPMLVYECIPNGTLFELLHGKNKRLPISLDTRLRIAQESAEALAYLHSSAYPPIVHGDVKSPNILLGDNYTAKVTDFGASIMLTTDEIQFMTLVQGTIGYLDPEYLQERQLTEKSDVYSFGVVLLELITMKFAIYSDSAGEKKNLASTFLLAMKQNGLQFILDNNILEFETELLQEVAQLAKCCLNMRGDERPLMTEVAEKLKSIRSTWKEQLIQNPSKETECLLENSSHYDPSSTGQHGSLMALDLESGR, via the exons ATGGCAAGAGCCTTACCATGGCAAATCTTTGCAGCCACCCTGCTGCTAGCAAGCATCAAGAGCAGCGGAGCATCCGGGATGGGGAAACCTGGATGCAGAGAGACATGCGGCAACCTCACCATCCCATATCCCTTTGGCATCGGTCAAGGTTGCTTCTACAGTCAAGGGTTTGATGTTTCATGTGAGAACAATCGAGTTTTCATGGGGAACTCAAGCAGCCAAATGGAGATCTACAACATCAGCCTGGTACGAGGGCAGGCCCGAGTCAGCACCCTCATCGCCTCCAAGTGCTTCTAcagcaatagcaacaacaccgatGGATGGGTCTCATCAGGTACTGCTGATTTCTTCACAATATCCACCAAGGCAAACAAATTAACAGCAGTTGGATGCAACACCCTTGCATTTCTGGGAGGCTTTAACGAGCACAATGTCGGAGCTGGGTGTTTCTCCATGTGCGCGGACAAGCAAAGTGTGGATCAGAGTGGGCAGTGCTCCGGGATGGGCTGTTGCCAGACATCCATTGCACCGAACCTCAGTTCCTCCAACATAACATTCGATGCTAGATTCGACAATTCTGGGGTGCGTGGCTTCAATCCATGCAGCTACGCTTTTGTCGCTGAGCAGGATTGGTTCAGGTTCGAGGCTTCCTATCTCGAGGGCAACAGATTCACAGAGAAGTTCAGCGACGGGGTCCCTACTGTGCTTGACTGGGTTGCTGGACATGAACGCTGCGATGAAGCAGTCAAGAACATCTCATCGTATGCCTGCATCAGCAAGAATGGCCGTTGCGTCATGTCACCAAATGCTACAGGATATCTCTGCGCCTGCAACGATGGTTTTGCAGGCAACCCATACCTGGAAGAAGGATGCCAAG ATATCGATGAGTGTAGTTTACCAGATCAGTATCCTTGCTATGGAACCTGCAGTAATACGAATGGGGACTACAGTTGTTCATGCAAATCTGGGACTCAAAGTATAGATCCAAAGAGAGAGACCTGCAAACCAATTGCAGTTTCAGAAAGAGCTAGATTAACAAAAATGTTTATAG GTATTTCAGCATGTGCTATGCTTCTCCTTATCTGCACTTCTGCACTGCTCATTGAATGTCACAAGAGAAAGCTGAAAAAAGAAAAGGAGACATTCTTCAAGCAAAATGGGGGTCTGCTATTGTATGAGAAAATCAGGTCAAAACAAGTTGATACAGTGAGAATATTCACACAGGAAGAACTAGAGAACGCAACAAACAATTTTGACTCAAGCAGAGAACTAGGAAGAGGAGGCCATGGAACTGTTTACAAGGGAATTCTCAAAGACAGCAGAGTAGTAGCCATAAAGCGCTCGAAGGTTATGAACATGGTCCAAAAAGATGAGTTTGTGCAAGAAATGATTATACTTTCGCAGATAAACCACAGGAATGTGGTAAAGCTTCTAGGCTGTTGCTTAGAAGTGGAAGTTCCAATGTTGGTCTACGAATGCATCCCAAATGGCACCCTATTCGAACTGCTACATGGTAAAAACAAAAGGCTGCCTATTTCACTGGACACTCGTCTCAGGATAGCTCAGGAATCTGCAGAAGCACTAGCATATCTGCACTCATCAGCATATCCTCCCATAGTTCATGGAGATGTAAAATCTCCAAATATTCTCTTAGGCGACAATTACACAGCAAAAGTGACTGACTTTGGAGCATCGATAATGCTTACTACGGATGAAATACAGTTTATGACACTGGTACAGGGAACCATAGGTTATCTGGACCCTGAATACTTGCAAGAGCGTCAACTAACAGAGAAGAGTGATGTTTATAGTTTTGGAGTTGTGCTCCTAGAGCTAATTACGATGAAGTTTGCAATTTATTCGGATAGTGCTGGAGAAAAGAAAAACCTTGCATCAACTTTCCTTCTGGCAATGAAACAGAACGGACTTCAGTTCATCTTGGACAATAATATCCTGGAGTTTGAAACAGAGCTGCTCCAAGAAGTTGCTCAACTGGCAAAGTGTTGCTTGAATATGAGGGGGGATGAACGACCATTAATGACAGAAGTCGCTGAGAAGTTGAAGTCAATACGAAGCACCTGGAAAGAACAATTGATTCAGAATCCTAGCAAGGAAACTGAATGTTTGCTTGAGAACTCATCACACTATGACCCTTCTAGCACTGGACAGCACGGAAGTCTGATGGCACTAGATTTAGAAAGTGGTAGATGA
- the LOC127308878 gene encoding wall-associated receptor kinase 5, translating to MVVALPWLIFASTLLQASIKSSTASRMAKPGCRETCGDLTIPYPFGISEGCFREGFDVSCENNTVYRHNSSSRLAIYNINLLGGQARVNTLIASNCFNNPGGWASLDTGEFFTVSTKANKLTVVGCNTLAFLVGFNEYNVGAGCFSMCADKQSVDDSGQCSGMGCCQTSIASNLVSSNITFDDRFNNSEVRGFNPCSYAFVAEQDWFRFEASYLEDRKFTEKFKDGVPTMLDWVAGNEYCDQAVKNKSTYACIGKNSQCIRSPNATGYLCTCKDGFAGNPYLEEGCEDINECSFPDQYPCNGICSNMIGNYSCSCKSGTQSIDPKRETCDPIAASERARLTKMFTGISACAILLLICIFALLIECQKRKLVKEKKTFFQQNGGLILYEQIRSKQVDTVRIFTRAELENATNNFDSSRELGRGGHGTVYKGILEDSRVVAIKRSKVMNMAQKDEFAQEMIILSQINHRNVVKLLGCCLEVEVPMLVYECILNGTLFDLMHGKNRRLSLSLDTRLRIAQECAEALAYLHSSASPPIVHGDVKSPNILLGENYTAKVTDFGASRMLPTDEIQFMTMVQGTIGYLDPEYLQERQLTEKSDVYSFGVVLLELITMKFAIYSDSAGERKNLASSFLLAMKENGLQFILDKNILEFEADLLQEVAQLAKSCLSMTGEERPLMTEVAGRLKSIRVTWREQLIQNPSTETECLLENSSHYDPSSTGQHRSLMALDLESGR from the exons ATGGTAGTAGCCTTACCATGGCTAATCTTTGCATCCACCCTGCTGCAAGCAAGCATCAAGAGCAGCACAGCGTCCAGGATGGCAAAGCCTGGATGCAGAGAAACATGTGGCGACCTCACAATACCATACCCCTTCGGCATCAGCGAAGGTTGCTTCCGTGAAGGGTTCGACGTTTCATGCGAGAACAACACTGTTTACAGGCATAACTCAAGCAGCAGACTGGCGATCTACAACATCAATCTGCTAGGAGGGCAGGCCCGAGTCAACACTTTGATTGCCTCCAACTGCTTCAACAACCCAGGTGGATGGGCATCACTAGATACTGGTGAGTTCTTTACAGTATCCACCAAGGCGAACAAATTAACAGTTGTTGGATGCAACACCCTTGCATTCCTAGTCGGCTTTAACGAGTATAATGTCGGAGCTGGGTGTTTCTCGATGTGCGCGGACAAGCAAAGTGTGGATGATAGTGGGCAGTGCTCTGGCATGGGGTGTTGCCAGACATCCATCGCGTCAAACCTCGTTTCCTCCAATATAACATTTGATGACAGATTCAACAATTCTGAGGTGCGTGGCTTCAACCCATGCAGCTATGCTTTTGTCGCCGAGCAGGATTGGTTCAGGTTTGAGGCTTCTTATCTTGAGGATAGAAAATTCACAGAGAAGTTCAAGGATGGTGTCCCTACTATGCTTGACTGGGTTGCTGGAAATGAATACTGTGATCAAGCAGTGAAGAACAAGTCAACGTACGCCTGCATTGGCAAGAATAGCCAGTGCATCAGGTCACCAAATGCTACAGGATATCTCTGCACCTGCAAGGATGGTTTTGCAGGCAACCCGTACCTGGAAGAAGGGTGTGAAG ATATCAATGAGTGCAGTTTCCCAGATCAGTATCCTTGCAACGGAATCTGCAGTAATATGATTGGGAACTACAGTTGTTCATGCAAATCTGGGACTCAGAGTATAGATCCAAAGAGAGAAACCTGTGACCCAATTGCAGCTTCAGAAAGAGCTAGATTAACAAAAATGTTTACAG GTATTTCAGCATGTGCTATACTTCTTCTTATCTGCATCTTTGCGCTCCTGATAGAATGTCAGAAGAGAAAGCTGGTGAAAGAAAAGAAGACATTCTTCCAACAAAATGGCGGCCTGATATTATATGAGCAAATCAGGTCAAAACAAGTTGATACAGTGAGAATATTCACAAGGGCAGAACTAGAGAATGCAACAAACAATTTTGACTCAAGCAGAGAACTAGGAAGAGGTGGCCATGGAACTGTTTACAAGGGAATTCTCGAAGACAGCAGAGTAGTAGCCATAAAGCGCTCAAAGGTTATGAACATGGCCCAAAAAGATGAGTTTGCACAAGAGATGATTATACTTTCACAGATAAACCACAGGAATGTGGTGAAGCTTCTAGGCTGTTGCTTAGAAGTGGAAGTTCCAATGTTAGTCTATGAATGCATCCTGAATGGCACCCTATTCGATCTGATGCATGGTAAAAACAGAAGGCTGTCCCTTTCACTGGATACTCGTCTCAGGATAGCTCAGGAATGTGCCGAAGCACTAGCATATCTGCACTCATCTGCATCCCCACCCATAGTCCATGGAGATGTAAAATCTCCAAACATTCTCCTAGGTGAGAACTACACAGCAAAAGTGACTGACTTCGGAGCATCAAGAATGCTTCCAACAGATGAAATACAATTTATGACAATGGTACAGGGAACTATAGGTTATCTGGACCCTGAATACTTGCAAGAACGTCAACTAACAGAGAAGAGTGATGTCTATAGTTTTGGAGTTGTGCTCCTAGAGCTAATTACGATGAAGTTTGCAATATATTCCGACAGTGCTGGAGAAAGGAAAAACCTTGCATCATCGTTCCTTCTGGCGATGAAAGAGAACGGACTTCAATTCATTTTGGACAAGAATATACTGGAATTTGAAGCGGATCTGCTCCAAGAAGTTGCTCAACTGGCAAAGAGTTGCTTGAGTATGACGGGG